A genome region from Anastrepha ludens isolate Willacy chromosome 3, idAnaLude1.1, whole genome shotgun sequence includes the following:
- the LOC128858490 gene encoding mucin-2-like isoform X3 has product MSYNQKPPGAGGSGMGGGIPPNGPNNSQQVAKTLAGIQQQMQNLVHGQNTLPQSSQADLNVFLQQQRFQNMLKQQQLLHFQMQHQQQQQQHQQQQQQQQKDRGGGGVGIGAGGGGGGEPLALTRTPAAAELLNKTFQHQQQQPNGSAAAPNAALNQFQQQLQALPPNIIQQLQTLQYQMQQHQQQQHQHQQQQHQQHQQHQQQHPSQATPAQHHPTHQQPPPSPQQQQQPLLTAHQQQQLHGQFQQQQQKALQQFQQSLRYFPTAAPTQPTAAPQPSSSGGNKGVSVVSTQPPSQAPPSTAIGNQLKAPNLPPSTQITPVAGNVGSGGSGGVAAQQATKNTVSSTPVTTSGPAAISNAAGSGGGNVAPTGGAKQVPTPSISLLPAKASTSTTAPTAAHQQSKFGAGKTSPVVSAIPSPFPTHFQKPSAAVSSGNASTSNIIPTAKAGSVPTGTAAMISSSSIATAINKSPQQSASPVSLTKLTSLAPPPTSQFGPVATAATASPTLSAITAAPSANNGKADGADQIIATQKATNSTPTSPAAPGANVTSAPATDKNAKSTTSEILETVKSVEVVGNTPTKAKEEHSAASTAKLTAAKKMTDCAAIKDVNAAVIDVKALKPTDLEISAEKSNTLYESKLPAANISGFDARGSTGGDGKQEHDKPPAAKEQESDTPVASKVDPGIKTEENANQLESTTAVIGQDAKLPVAGELHVSKASKNTETNSNTPTVSAKKECEEKIENRSIDTMEQKGRVSEKIDIAKAKPAEVVSKSSTDTAEKQMPTNVDKKEASNAISDSKAAEATLTPVEIKSKVAALTTAEVTTDGDKRQSGKSSAEKPKEEKTKNIKLEKVPVPAPALAVTSSAAEEPTQSNSNNHTATKSTKSKAPEAAPDSTNSYISDTNITPVKRSGRQTKTVAKSEKAIIEKSEKVSSTSRPRKSKNGVSSSNNTSAVTDVTASPATPKPDQGPSTSANDRKSSRHRLKTIPFQSPLPELAYITKLSASEASNSPKPMSMEDKLIVFYKNEYMAVRNVESTFYLCQTMQNVYRTSPRISIRWLSEDPNNSGIYIPDFYDHTDIECVLTTVELKRVDKGHLNLPKKEQARIESILKKAIDVEKGLVPRPELTEENPDGLDISLYKDESQIEKKFAAGATPTGIRKSRRSGNSIGTPITAKTSTSAASAASITKGHKRGRASISGATAGDNGVKSSTKKRKLATKRKSKSKKTSTTDEENDSTDDSDAEYKPNQKNTGAASKASPRAQRSPLAKARAASPISSTTARTKNVSVKLTPTASSRGERANKRKAATDVPILTAENAATPAKRAGGATSIAAATATLNASKTSNTKSKAGQDVVIEANNSASIAKKANPATETTDVVSSTTNASNTIAVDSTTAAATTSGGGNGGSTNNRPTRSRK; this is encoded by the exons ATGAGCTATAATCAGAAACCACCTGGTGCCGGCGGCAGCGGCATGGGGGGTGGTATACCACCCAATGGACCGAACAACTCGCAGCAAGTTGCAAAGACTTTGGCTGGTATACAACAGCAGATGCAGAATTTGGTTCACGGCCAAAATACATTACCGCAATCGTCACAGGCTGATCTAAATGTTTTCTTGCAACAGCAGCGTTTTCAAAACATGTTGAAGcaacagcagttgttgcatttccaaatgcaacatcaacaacaacaacagcaacaccaacaacaacagcagcagcaacagaagGATCGTGGGGGTGGTGGTGTGGGCATTGGTGCTGGTGGTGGCGGCGGTGGTGAGCCATTAGCACTTACACGCACACCAGCAGCTGCTGAGctactaaataaaacatttcaacatcagcagcagcaacctAATGGTAGTGCCGCTGCACCAAATGCAGCATTGAATCAATTCCAACAGCAATTGCAGGCTTTGCCGCCAAATATCATTCAGCAGCTGCAAACATTGCAATATCAAATGCAACAacatcagcaacagcaacatcaacaccaacaacagcaacaccagcagcaccagcagcaCCAGCAACAGCATCCATCACAGGCGACGCCAGCTCAACACCATCCAACTCATCAGCAACCGCCACCGTCgccgcaacaacagcagcaaccttTGTTGACTGcacaccaacagcaacaacttcACGGACAatttcagcaacaacaacaaaaagcactCCAACAATTCCAGCAGAGTTTACGTTATTTCCCAACAGCTGCACCCACGCAGCCGACTGCCGCGCCGCAACCATCAAGTAGTGGTGGCAATAAAGGTGTCAGCGTTGTATCTACACAGCCTCCATCACAAGCCCCACCATCGACTGCAATCGGTAATCAACTAAAAGCACCCAATTTACCGCCAAGCACTCAAATCACACCGGTTGCAGGCAATGTTGGTTCAGGGGGCTCAGGTGGTGTTGCAGCACAGCAGGCCACCAAGAACACTGTTAGCAGCACACCAGTTACCACGTCAGGTCCTGCTGCCATCTCGAACGCTGCTGGCAGTGGTGGTGGTAATGTAGCCCCTACAGGCGGTGCTAAGCAAGTACCAACACCCTCCATTTCATTGCTGCCGGCGAAGGCTAGCACTTCAACCACAGCACCAACTGCCGCCCACCAACAAAGCAAATTCGGCGCTGGTAAAACATCTCCGGTTGTTAGCGCCATACCATCCCCATTTCCCACACACTTCCAGAAACCGTCAGCAGCCGTGTCTAGTGGTAATGCATCCACTAGCAATATAATTCCAACGGCCAAAGCTGGCTCAGTGCCTACGGGTACAGCAGCAATGATATCTAGCTCTTCGATTGCAACCGCAATAAATAAGTCACCACAGCAGAGTGCCAGCCCTGTATCACTTACAAAACTGACTTCGCTTGCACCACCTCCAACATCGCAATTTGGACCAGTCGCCACCGCAGCAACGGCTTCGCCCACTTTGAGTGCAATCACAGCAGCACCTTCTGCAAATAACGGGAAAGCGGATGGTGCAGATCAAATTATAGCAACACAAAAGGCTACGAATTCAACACCAACCTCTCCTGCGGCCCCTGGTGCCAACGTTACATCAGCTCCCGCCACGGATAAGAATGCCAAGTCAACAACTTCGGAAATACTTGAGACGGTTAAAAGTGTTGAAGTGGTTGGAAATACACCTACCAAGGCGAAAGAAGAGCATAGTGCCGCCAGCACGGCAAAACTAACTGCAGCAAAAAAGATGACTGACTGCGCAGCGATCAAAGACGTAAATGCTGCTGTTATAGATGTTAAAGCCCTGAAGCCAACTGATTTAGAAATCTCGGCtgagaaatcaaatacactTTATGAAAGCAAACTACCAGCGGCCAATATAAGTGGTTTCGATGCTAGAGGTAGCACTGGTGGCGATGGGAAACAAGAACACGACAAGCCACCAGCTGCAAAGGAGCAAGAAAGTGATACACCAGTTGCGTCGAAAGTGGACCCTGGAATCAAAACTGAAGAG AACGCAAATCAATTGGAATCTACTACAGCTGTAATCGGACAAGATGCAAAACTACCCGTAGCTGGAGAATTACATGTTTCCAAGGCATCAAAGAATACAGAGACGAATAGTAATACACCGACCGTTTCAGCTAAAAAGGAATGTGAGGAGAAAATTGAAAACAGGTCTATAGATACAATGGAACAGAAGGGTCGGGTCTCGGAGAAAATAGATATAGCAAAAGCAAAACCAGCAGAGGTAGTTAGTAAAAGTTCTACGGATACTGCAGAAAAACAAATGCCGACAAACGTAGACAAAAAAGAAGCTTCAAACGCGATAAGTGACTCAAAAGCGGCAGAAGCTACCTTAACTCCGGTAGAAATCAAATCAAAGGTTGCTGCTTTAACGACAGCTGAAGTCACAACAGATGGAGACAAACGTCAATCTGGCAAATCTTCCGCTGAGAagccaaaagaagaaaaaacaaagaacataaAGTTGGAAAAAGTGCCAGTGCCAGCACCAGCACTTGCCGTGACGTCATCTGCTGCCGAAGAACCAACTCAAAGCAATAGCAACAACCATACTGCTACAAAAAGCACAAAATCAAAGGCCCCGGAGGCCGCTCCTGATTCAACAAACAGTTATATATCAGATACAAATATTACACCAGTCAAGCGTTCGGGCCGTCAAACTAAAACTGTAGCAAAATCGGAGAAGGCTATAATTGAAAAGAGCGAAAAAGTATCGAGCACAAGCCGACCGAGAAAGTCAAAGAATGGtgtcagcagcagcaacaatacaAGTGCTGTAACTGATGTGACCGCCTCGCCGGCGACACCAAAGCCCGATCAAGGGCCCAGCACCAGCGCTAACGACCGCAAAAGCTCTCGCCATCGCCTCAAGACCATACCATTTCAAAGTCCACTCCCCGAGCTCGCATACATCACAAAGTTGTCGGCCAGCGAAGCCTCCAACTCACCAAAACCCATGTCAATGGAAGATAAGTTAATTGTATTCTACAAAAATGAATATATGGCGGTGCGTAACGTCGAAAGCACATTTTATTTGTGTCAAACGATGCAAAATGTTTATCGAACTTCACCACGCATTAGCATCCGTTGGTTATCGGAGGATCCAAATAACAGTGGAATTTATATACCTGATTTTTATGATCACACTGATATTGAGTGTGTACTGACGACTGTTGAACTAAAACGTGTTGACAAGGGTCACCTTAACTTACCGAAGAAAGAACAAGCGCGCATAGAAAGTATACTCAAGAAGGCAATTGACGTAGAAAAAGGTCTGGTACCTAGGCCAGAGCTTACAGAGGAAAATCCCGACGGCC tggataTATCATTGTACAAAGATGAATCTCagattgaaaagaaatttgcgGCAGGTGCTACACCCACTGGTATACGTAAATCCCGACGTAGTGGTAACAGTATTGGCACGCCAATAACTGCTAAAACCAGTACAAGTGCCGCATCAGCGGCGTCTATAACGAAAGGGCACAAACGCGGTCGAGCAAGTATTTCGGGAGCAACTGCCGGCGACAATGGTGTAAAATCGTCGACAAAGAAACGAAAATTAGCCACAAAGCGtaaatcgaaatcgaagaagACTTCAACCACTGATGAAGAAAATGATAGCACCGATGATTCCGATGCAGAATATAAACCAAATCAAAAGAATACGGGAGCTGCTTCGAAGGCGTCGCCTCGCGCACAACGTTCACCACTGGCAAAAGCTAGAGCGGCTTCACCTATTAGCTCGACAACAGCGCGAACTAAAAACGTGTCTGTAAAG TTGACTCCAACGGCGAGTAGTCGTGGTGAGCGGGCGAACAAACGTAAGGCCGCAACAGATGTCCCAATTCTGACTGCAGAAAATGCGGCAACTCCAGCAAAGAGAGCTGGCGGAGCAACTTCAATAGCTGCTGCTACAGCAACACTAAATGCCTCCAAAACATCCAATACAAAAAGTAAAG CAGGTCAAGATGTCGTAATCGAAGCGAACAATAGTGCGTCGATTGCAAAGAAGGCCAACCCGGCAACGGAGACAACGGATGTAGTCAGTAGCACGACAAACGCTAGCAACACAATTGCAGTCGATAGCACAACTGCTGCTGCCACCACCAGTGGCGGCGGAAATGGAGGCAGTACTAACAATAGGCCGACCAGAAgtcgaaaatag
- the LOC128858490 gene encoding mucin-2-like isoform X4: MSYNQKPPGAGGSGMGGGIPPNGPNNSQQVAKTLAGIQQQMQNLVHGQNTLPQSSQADLNVFLQQQRFQNMLKQQQLLHFQMQHQQQQQQHQQQQQQQQKDRGGGGVGIGAGGGGGGEPLALTRTPAAAELLNKTFQHQQQQPNGSAAAPNAALNQFQQQLQALPPNIIQQLQTLQYQMQQHQQQQHQHQQQQHQQHQQHQQQHPSQATPAQHHPTHQQPPPSPQQQQQPLLTAHQQQQLHGQFQQQQQKALQQFQQSLRYFPTAAPTQPTAAPQPSSSGGNKGVSVVSTQPPSQAPPSTAIGNQLKAPNLPPSTQITPVAGNVGSGGSGGVAAQQATKNTVSSTPVTTSGPAAISNAAGSGGGNVAPTGGAKQVPTPSISLLPAKASTSTTAPTAAHQQSKFGAGKTSPVVSAIPSPFPTHFQKPSAAVSSGNASTSNIIPTAKAGSVPTGTAAMISSSSIATAINKSPQQSASPVSLTKLTSLAPPPTSQFGPVATAATASPTLSAITAAPSANNGKADGADQIIATQKATNSTPTSPAAPGANVTSAPATDKNAKSTTSEILETVKSVEVVGNTPTKAKEEHSAASTAKLTAAKKMTDCAAIKDVNAAVIDVKALKPTDLEISAEKSNTLYESKLPAANISGFDARGSTGGDGKQEHDKPPAAKEQESDTPVASKVDPGIKTEEVNKNANQLESTTAVIGQDAKLPVAGELHVSKASKNTETNSNTPTVSAKKECEEKIENRSIDTMEQKGRVSEKIDIAKAKPAEVVSKSSTDTAEKQMPTNVDKKEASNAISDSKAAEATLTPVEIKSKVAALTTAEVTTDGDKRQSGKSSAEKPKEEKTKNIKLEKVPVPAPALAVTSSAAEEPTQSNSNNHTATKSTKSKAPEAAPDSTNSYISDTNITPVKRSGRQTKTVAKSEKAIIEKSEKVSSTSRPRKSKNGVSSSNNTSAVTDVTASPATPKPDQGPSTSANDRKSSRHRLKTIPFQSPLPELAYITKLSASEASNSPKPMSMEDKLIVFYKNEYMAVRNVESTFYLCQTMQNVYRTSPRISIRWLSEDPNNSGIYIPDFYDHTDIECVLTTVELKRVDKGHLNLPKKEQARIESILKKAIDVEKGLVPRPELTEENPDGLDISLYKDESQIEKKFAAGATPTGIRKSRRSGNSIGTPITAKTSTSAASAASITKGHKRGRASISGATAGDNGVKSSTKKRKLATKRKSKSKKTSTTDEENDSTDDSDAEYKPNQKNTGAASKASPRAQRSPLAKARAASPISSTTARTKNVSVKLTPTASSRGERANKRKAATDVPILTAENAATPAKRAGGATSIAAATATLNASKTSNTKSQDVVIEANNSASIAKKANPATETTDVVSSTTNASNTIAVDSTTAAATTSGGGNGGSTNNRPTRSRK, encoded by the exons ATGAGCTATAATCAGAAACCACCTGGTGCCGGCGGCAGCGGCATGGGGGGTGGTATACCACCCAATGGACCGAACAACTCGCAGCAAGTTGCAAAGACTTTGGCTGGTATACAACAGCAGATGCAGAATTTGGTTCACGGCCAAAATACATTACCGCAATCGTCACAGGCTGATCTAAATGTTTTCTTGCAACAGCAGCGTTTTCAAAACATGTTGAAGcaacagcagttgttgcatttccaaatgcaacatcaacaacaacaacagcaacaccaacaacaacagcagcagcaacagaagGATCGTGGGGGTGGTGGTGTGGGCATTGGTGCTGGTGGTGGCGGCGGTGGTGAGCCATTAGCACTTACACGCACACCAGCAGCTGCTGAGctactaaataaaacatttcaacatcagcagcagcaacctAATGGTAGTGCCGCTGCACCAAATGCAGCATTGAATCAATTCCAACAGCAATTGCAGGCTTTGCCGCCAAATATCATTCAGCAGCTGCAAACATTGCAATATCAAATGCAACAacatcagcaacagcaacatcaacaccaacaacagcaacaccagcagcaccagcagcaCCAGCAACAGCATCCATCACAGGCGACGCCAGCTCAACACCATCCAACTCATCAGCAACCGCCACCGTCgccgcaacaacagcagcaaccttTGTTGACTGcacaccaacagcaacaacttcACGGACAatttcagcaacaacaacaaaaagcactCCAACAATTCCAGCAGAGTTTACGTTATTTCCCAACAGCTGCACCCACGCAGCCGACTGCCGCGCCGCAACCATCAAGTAGTGGTGGCAATAAAGGTGTCAGCGTTGTATCTACACAGCCTCCATCACAAGCCCCACCATCGACTGCAATCGGTAATCAACTAAAAGCACCCAATTTACCGCCAAGCACTCAAATCACACCGGTTGCAGGCAATGTTGGTTCAGGGGGCTCAGGTGGTGTTGCAGCACAGCAGGCCACCAAGAACACTGTTAGCAGCACACCAGTTACCACGTCAGGTCCTGCTGCCATCTCGAACGCTGCTGGCAGTGGTGGTGGTAATGTAGCCCCTACAGGCGGTGCTAAGCAAGTACCAACACCCTCCATTTCATTGCTGCCGGCGAAGGCTAGCACTTCAACCACAGCACCAACTGCCGCCCACCAACAAAGCAAATTCGGCGCTGGTAAAACATCTCCGGTTGTTAGCGCCATACCATCCCCATTTCCCACACACTTCCAGAAACCGTCAGCAGCCGTGTCTAGTGGTAATGCATCCACTAGCAATATAATTCCAACGGCCAAAGCTGGCTCAGTGCCTACGGGTACAGCAGCAATGATATCTAGCTCTTCGATTGCAACCGCAATAAATAAGTCACCACAGCAGAGTGCCAGCCCTGTATCACTTACAAAACTGACTTCGCTTGCACCACCTCCAACATCGCAATTTGGACCAGTCGCCACCGCAGCAACGGCTTCGCCCACTTTGAGTGCAATCACAGCAGCACCTTCTGCAAATAACGGGAAAGCGGATGGTGCAGATCAAATTATAGCAACACAAAAGGCTACGAATTCAACACCAACCTCTCCTGCGGCCCCTGGTGCCAACGTTACATCAGCTCCCGCCACGGATAAGAATGCCAAGTCAACAACTTCGGAAATACTTGAGACGGTTAAAAGTGTTGAAGTGGTTGGAAATACACCTACCAAGGCGAAAGAAGAGCATAGTGCCGCCAGCACGGCAAAACTAACTGCAGCAAAAAAGATGACTGACTGCGCAGCGATCAAAGACGTAAATGCTGCTGTTATAGATGTTAAAGCCCTGAAGCCAACTGATTTAGAAATCTCGGCtgagaaatcaaatacactTTATGAAAGCAAACTACCAGCGGCCAATATAAGTGGTTTCGATGCTAGAGGTAGCACTGGTGGCGATGGGAAACAAGAACACGACAAGCCACCAGCTGCAAAGGAGCAAGAAAGTGATACACCAGTTGCGTCGAAAGTGGACCCTGGAATCAAAACTGAAGAGGTAAATAag AACGCAAATCAATTGGAATCTACTACAGCTGTAATCGGACAAGATGCAAAACTACCCGTAGCTGGAGAATTACATGTTTCCAAGGCATCAAAGAATACAGAGACGAATAGTAATACACCGACCGTTTCAGCTAAAAAGGAATGTGAGGAGAAAATTGAAAACAGGTCTATAGATACAATGGAACAGAAGGGTCGGGTCTCGGAGAAAATAGATATAGCAAAAGCAAAACCAGCAGAGGTAGTTAGTAAAAGTTCTACGGATACTGCAGAAAAACAAATGCCGACAAACGTAGACAAAAAAGAAGCTTCAAACGCGATAAGTGACTCAAAAGCGGCAGAAGCTACCTTAACTCCGGTAGAAATCAAATCAAAGGTTGCTGCTTTAACGACAGCTGAAGTCACAACAGATGGAGACAAACGTCAATCTGGCAAATCTTCCGCTGAGAagccaaaagaagaaaaaacaaagaacataaAGTTGGAAAAAGTGCCAGTGCCAGCACCAGCACTTGCCGTGACGTCATCTGCTGCCGAAGAACCAACTCAAAGCAATAGCAACAACCATACTGCTACAAAAAGCACAAAATCAAAGGCCCCGGAGGCCGCTCCTGATTCAACAAACAGTTATATATCAGATACAAATATTACACCAGTCAAGCGTTCGGGCCGTCAAACTAAAACTGTAGCAAAATCGGAGAAGGCTATAATTGAAAAGAGCGAAAAAGTATCGAGCACAAGCCGACCGAGAAAGTCAAAGAATGGtgtcagcagcagcaacaatacaAGTGCTGTAACTGATGTGACCGCCTCGCCGGCGACACCAAAGCCCGATCAAGGGCCCAGCACCAGCGCTAACGACCGCAAAAGCTCTCGCCATCGCCTCAAGACCATACCATTTCAAAGTCCACTCCCCGAGCTCGCATACATCACAAAGTTGTCGGCCAGCGAAGCCTCCAACTCACCAAAACCCATGTCAATGGAAGATAAGTTAATTGTATTCTACAAAAATGAATATATGGCGGTGCGTAACGTCGAAAGCACATTTTATTTGTGTCAAACGATGCAAAATGTTTATCGAACTTCACCACGCATTAGCATCCGTTGGTTATCGGAGGATCCAAATAACAGTGGAATTTATATACCTGATTTTTATGATCACACTGATATTGAGTGTGTACTGACGACTGTTGAACTAAAACGTGTTGACAAGGGTCACCTTAACTTACCGAAGAAAGAACAAGCGCGCATAGAAAGTATACTCAAGAAGGCAATTGACGTAGAAAAAGGTCTGGTACCTAGGCCAGAGCTTACAGAGGAAAATCCCGACGGCC tggataTATCATTGTACAAAGATGAATCTCagattgaaaagaaatttgcgGCAGGTGCTACACCCACTGGTATACGTAAATCCCGACGTAGTGGTAACAGTATTGGCACGCCAATAACTGCTAAAACCAGTACAAGTGCCGCATCAGCGGCGTCTATAACGAAAGGGCACAAACGCGGTCGAGCAAGTATTTCGGGAGCAACTGCCGGCGACAATGGTGTAAAATCGTCGACAAAGAAACGAAAATTAGCCACAAAGCGtaaatcgaaatcgaagaagACTTCAACCACTGATGAAGAAAATGATAGCACCGATGATTCCGATGCAGAATATAAACCAAATCAAAAGAATACGGGAGCTGCTTCGAAGGCGTCGCCTCGCGCACAACGTTCACCACTGGCAAAAGCTAGAGCGGCTTCACCTATTAGCTCGACAACAGCGCGAACTAAAAACGTGTCTGTAAAG TTGACTCCAACGGCGAGTAGTCGTGGTGAGCGGGCGAACAAACGTAAGGCCGCAACAGATGTCCCAATTCTGACTGCAGAAAATGCGGCAACTCCAGCAAAGAGAGCTGGCGGAGCAACTTCAATAGCTGCTGCTACAGCAACACTAAATGCCTCCAAAACATCCAATACAAAAA GTCAAGATGTCGTAATCGAAGCGAACAATAGTGCGTCGATTGCAAAGAAGGCCAACCCGGCAACGGAGACAACGGATGTAGTCAGTAGCACGACAAACGCTAGCAACACAATTGCAGTCGATAGCACAACTGCTGCTGCCACCACCAGTGGCGGCGGAAATGGAGGCAGTACTAACAATAGGCCGACCAGAAgtcgaaaatag